GGAAGCCAGTCTGCGTATGCTTACAAATTCAGCTTCCGGACAGAACTACTACTCTACAGAGCCAACCATCAGTCTGCCGCAAGGCGGGGCAACACTGGTGGCCACCTATCGCCCCATGACTCAGCAGGAACTGGCAGAAGAGAAGGTGACACCCGTTCGCATCAATGAGGTAAGCGGTTCTAACAGCATCTTCATCAATGAATATGCCAAGAAGAACGACTGGGTGGAACTGTACAACACTACCGATCAAGATATTGATGTGGAAGGGATGTACCTCACAGACAATCTTGATCAGCCCACCAAGTGTAAGATAACCAAAGGAAACACCCAGGCTAATACGGTGATTCCGGCTCATGGCTATCTGCTGGTGTGGTGTGACAAGTTGGAAACAACCGATCAGGCCTTGCATGCCACCTTCAAGATTGACGGCGATGGCGGCTATTTGGCACTGACAGCAGCAGACCGTAGTTGGACCGACCAGCTGAAATACGGCGCTCATGACGGAAACAGTACTGTCGGAAGATATCCTGACGGAGGACAGACCGTCTATACCTTTGATGTGCCCACCATCGCTTCGGCAAATGTGATGAGCACCTATGCTACAGAGTTTGACGAGAATGGCAATGTGTCAGGTGGCATAGCTTCAGAGATTGCTGCAGCCGGAACCTTCCGCGTTCGCTATGGTGCCCAGCAACTTTATGTGAAGAGTGAAGACGGAAAGCAGGTCGTTGTGGATATCTACACCACCGACGGGCGACTGGTAGAGCAACTCTCACAGACACTCCGTCACGGCAGTGCCGTTGTCAGCGTGGCCCATCTGCCCGCAGGCTTCTACGTGGCTCGTGTTTCCGACGAGCAAGGCAACAGAGTGGGATGTAAGTTTATGAAATAACCGTTTAATAAGTTGTAACAGCTATTTAGATTATATTAAGGGTAGTCGCTTCGTGAATATATATATTAATGTGTAATTTTGCAGGTTCAAAATCAACACAGAATTATTTTCATGAGGCGATTACTCTTTTTTCTATTATTATCATTCTCATTATTTAATGCAATAGCCCAAGAAAACCGTGGCAGCCTGAACATCAGCGGACAACTGGTTGATGCTGACGAGAAGGAGCCATTGGTGCAAGCCACGGTGCAGTTGTTCTGGGCAAAGGACAGTACCTTTGTGGGCGGAACAGTGACCGATGTGCGTGGCAACTTCTCGGTACAGGCACCATCCAATGGTATCTATAAGCTTCGTGTTTCATCCATAGGTTTTCAAACCATTGAGCGTGAGGTGACGATTCGCCGCAACCAAGACCAACAGTTGGGCCGACTGATGATGAATCCTGAATCGGTGGTACTGAAAGAGGCCGTGGTGACTGGGCGTGCTGCACAGGTGGTGGTGCGTAAGGATACTCTTGTATATAATCCCGAGGCCTACCGGGCACCCGAAGGTTCGGCAGTAGAAGAACTGATAAAGCGTATGCCGGGGGCTGATGTGGATGAAGAGGGTAATATCACCATCAACGGAAAGGCTGTGAAAAAGATTCTCCTCGACGGAAAGGAATTTATGCTGGGCGATACGGAGACAGCCTTGAAGAACCTGCCCATCTCGATTATTCAGAATGTGAAGTTCTATGATCAGCAGAGTGACCAGGCACGTATCACAGGCATAGAGGACGGCAATAAGGAAACGGTGCTGGACTTTACCATTAAGCGTGGAATGAACCGTGGATATATGACCAATATGGACTTGGCGAAAGGTACTTCCGACCGTTATGCTTCACGCATCATGGGGAGCAGCTTTACTGACAAGACTCGATTGGTGATAATGGGAAATGCCAACAACAAGGAGGAGAATGCAGGCTGGTGGAACCGTCGCGGACTGAATGCCAATAAGATGGTTGGTACGAACTTCAATTATGACGATGGAAAGAAACTGAAGAGTGATTTCAGTATTCGTTGGAATCATCGTGACGGTGATAACTGGAATCAGAATGCAAGCGAGAATTTCTATAGTGCCGACTATCGTACTTTCTCGAATAGTCGTTCGGTAAATTACACAAGGAGTAATAGCTGGAATGGTAATCTGCGAGTGGAATGGAAACCCGATACACTGACCAATGTGTTGCTGCGTGCTAACGGAAGTATGAACTCAAATGATGGAACGAATACACAATTAGCCGCCACATTTACAGACGATCCCTATCTGTATGCTGCCGATCCTTTAGCCGCATCGGCATTATTGGCACCATACATGGTGAATAGGAATGAGCAGAACGGTATGAACTATGGCGAGAATAAAAACGGGTGGGGTATGTTGCAGCTATACCGACGTTTGAATCCCAAAGGCAGGAATATCACCTTGCGTGTGGAAGGTAGTGTAGGTGACGGTAAACAGAAGAGTGTGTCTAACAACGATGTCTATCTGTATAAAAAGAAAACATACGACGGGCAGGACTCTGTCTATTTTACCTCACGCTACAATACTACTCCTTCCGACAACTGGGGCTATGTGGTGAGTGCATCCTATAGTGAACCGGTGTGGAAAGGTGGTCATCTGCAGGCCAGCTATGAACTGAGGTATAATCAGAATAAGAGTCATCGCCAGACATTTGATTTCAGTAAGCTGCAACAGAATGCGTTTTCAGGGATAGTTCCACGGTATCGCGACTTTGACAGCTGGATAGGTGATGATTCTCAATTCGCTGGTTTAGGACTGCCAATAGATTCTTTCCTCAACCGTTCGCTAAGTCGCTACTCAGAGTATAAGAACTATACCCACAATATCCGTCTGACGCTTCGTCATTGGCAAGAGAATCTGGACTATAATCTGGGTGTCCTGATACAGCCGCAGCAGTCTAACTTTATTCAGGACTATCGGGGGCGCTATGTTGACACGGTGCGTACGGTGGTGAACCTGACACCTACTATTGACTTCCATTTTAAGTTCAGCGACCAGGAGAATATTTGGGTGCACTATCGTGGAGATACCCGTCAGCCTGATATGACGCAATTGCTCGATATTAGAGACGACTCCAATCCACTTTATATTACCGAAGGAAATCCTGGATTGAAACCGCAGTTCACAAACTCGCTGAATGTGTATTATAATCATTATATCGTAAAGCATAAGCGTAGTGTTGTGCTCTATGGAAACTATCGCCATATTCGCAATTCTATTTCTAACAAGGTGACTTATGATGCCGAGACCGGTGGTAGTGTTTCGCGACCAGAGAATATCAATGGCAACTGGAATGCCGATGGTGGCTTTACGTTCAATACTGCACTGGACTCCGCAGCCCATTGGAATATAGGTGCCGACAGCAGAGTGCGTTATAATCACTATATGAGTTACGTTGCGCAGCAGGAATCTGATTCAAAGAAGAATACTACACGCAGCACCAACCTCAGTGAACGTCTGAATGGTAGCTATCGTAACGACTGGCTGGAACTGATGATTGACGGTAATGTGAACTATCAGCATACAAGAAACGAGCTTCAGCCCACTGCAAATCTTGATACATGGCAGTTCAGCTATGGTGGTCAGGTGTTGTTGCGCCTGCCTTATGGGGTAGAGTTGAGCTCGAACCTTCACGAAAATAGTCGCCGAGGCTATAACGATCCCTCTATGAATACAAATGAGTTGATTTGGAATGGTCAGGTGTCGAAGGCGTTCCTGAAAAGCAAAACGCTAATAGTTGCTTTGAATTTCTATGATCTGCTTGGGCAGCAGAGCAACTATGAGCGTTGGGTGAGTGCCACAGGGCGTAGCGATACTCAATACAACAGTGTAAATAGCTATGCGATGCTCCATGTGCGTTATCGCCTGAATATGTTTGGCGGAAAAGTTGACACAGAAGGACGATACGACAAGAAATGGGGAAACCGTGATCGCCGTGGATGGTAGAAGAGTGAAAAAATACAGCTGCAACACAAAACGTTCTGTGTTGCAGCTGTATTTTTTTTATTGATAGATTACTTCGTGTCTGTAATCGTATTATCAATTACTCAGCATAAGTGATAGTCACTGTCTTCGGACGGAACTGTGAGCCACCGCTATTTGTTGACCATTCATTGACAATGGTCATCGTCTTACCGGTTACACTGGCATAGAGCTCATCATTACCAACGTTGGCACCCTGATAATTATCACATTCAATCACCACCTTGGCAATAGTCTTGAAACCTTCAATACCCATTACGTTCTTAGCATAGAGACGCATACCCTTTGTGGCATCATAATACTTAGGAGCATTCTTACCGTCACCCTGGGAGAAGGTAATCTTTGTGCCATCCGTAAGAGTAAGCTCTGTTACTTCCTGAGCGTTGCTCCAGCCCTGCTCGCCTAAGTTGACGGTGATGGAATTAGAAGATGGAGTTGCATCATTATAGGTAAGGGTCATCGTAGTACCGCTAATTTCCTTGGTAACATTGGTCTGTGTGCCAGGACCAGGAGTAGGATCGTCACCACCGCCGGCACCAGGAGTCAGCGAAACAAGGTAGGACTTGTTCTGAACGGTCTCAGGGGTATTGCCTTTGTAGTTGACAACCTTACCGCAAACAACCACTTCATCTCCAACCTTCAACAGGTCGCCCTGAGTATATTTCTCGTTATTCAGATAAAGGGTACGGAAGCAGTAGAACTCATTGCTGGTGGTTCCGTCTTCTGAAATATAGAAGGTGGCATTGCCGTATTGGTCGGCTACATAGTTGAACTTGATCTGTGACACCTTTCCTTTGATATAGATATCCTTATCTGACTCCTGATCGGCAGGAAGGGCAGAGGTGTAGTTAATGGCTGCCATGGGATTGAAGGGATCTGCAGCAGTACCTGTTCCCTTGGGTTCAGCGGGCTGGGGCGTATCGCCACCTGTTACGCCATTCAAAGAATAGAGGTATGCCTTGCCAGTAACAGTTTCTGGGGTGTTGCCCTTGAAATTAGTAACCTTTCCGCATACAATTACCTCATCGCCTTCAGCCAGTAAATCGCCACTGGTATATTTCTTGTTGCCAAGATAAAGGGCACGGTAGATGGTGAATGTGGTCGTTGCTGATGTGCCATCATCGGAAATGCTGAATGTGGCATTACCATAATTGGTGCTGTACTGCTCAGTGATCTTTGCTACCTTACCCTTGATGTAAACATTCTTGGGAGATTCAGCATCACCAACTTCCTCAGCATATTTAATAGCTGCTACAGCATTGAAAGGATTCTCCAATGTACCATCGCCTGAAGGTTCGCCTTCAGGGTCATCGGAAGGAAGAATCTCACCGCCGCGGTTCACACCATTCAGCTCATAGACAAAGCCTTCGCCCTGATTGGTCTCAATAGTACCATTATAGTTGGTAATCTTTGCACAGATAATCACATTGTCGCCTACTGCAACAGGCGTATCGCCAGAAGCAAATTTTTTGTTGCCAAGGTAGTTCACACGGTAAACATAAAACTCATTGCCATGACCGCCATCGGTTGAGATATAGAAAGTTCCATTGCCATAGCTGTTGTTCTCAAATCGGTCTTTCTCGGCAGGAGCCAGCTTTGATACGACACCTTTTATATACATATAGTTCTTAGAGGTCTCGCCAATGGCAAGCTTGCTGCCGAAGTTAAGGGCAGCGATCGTATTGAACGGAACGGCAAAGGTGCCTTCACCTTCACCACCAGGAATTTCTACTGCTCCTGGAACATTGCTTCCTGTGCCAGGTACATCGTAAGGACTGGGCACATCTTCGCAGGCAGTGAATGCAGTGACCATCAGCGCCACAAGCATCAGTTTGCTAAATAGGTTCTTCATATTATTATATTTTTTGTTTTTTTTCTTATTGACTATTTACTTCCTAAAAAAGTGTTCTGATAACTTCTTAGAATAAATGTTCTGATAACTTCCTATAGAAAGTGTTCTGATAAGTAGAATATTATTCAAGAATTTCAATATCGCTCTCCTTACGGATGAGAATCTGCCAGGTGTCATTGCTACCGCTCACGTAGCGGGTGGCAATTCCAGTGATGTTGCATTTCAAAGCCTTACCCGTTTCTGGGTCGAATGGAAGTTTCTTTGCTGCAAACTTGGCGTAGGTACTGGTATGGATAACCACGTCGGCAATAGAGTATTCGTTGAGGCCTCTGTTGACGCAGCCACCATACAGTTTGACAGTTTTGTCAGTGAGAGTGTCGGGGGCAAAAGTGCCTAAACCTGCTACTGGAGCAAAAGAGACATTCTTCAAGGTGACAAGCTTGCCGCAGTTCTCGTTCTTGTCCATGTTGACATCGA
The sequence above is a segment of the Prevotella sp. E9-3 genome. Coding sequences within it:
- a CDS encoding TonB-dependent receptor, whose amino-acid sequence is MRRLLFFLLLSFSLFNAIAQENRGSLNISGQLVDADEKEPLVQATVQLFWAKDSTFVGGTVTDVRGNFSVQAPSNGIYKLRVSSIGFQTIEREVTIRRNQDQQLGRLMMNPESVVLKEAVVTGRAAQVVVRKDTLVYNPEAYRAPEGSAVEELIKRMPGADVDEEGNITINGKAVKKILLDGKEFMLGDTETALKNLPISIIQNVKFYDQQSDQARITGIEDGNKETVLDFTIKRGMNRGYMTNMDLAKGTSDRYASRIMGSSFTDKTRLVIMGNANNKEENAGWWNRRGLNANKMVGTNFNYDDGKKLKSDFSIRWNHRDGDNWNQNASENFYSADYRTFSNSRSVNYTRSNSWNGNLRVEWKPDTLTNVLLRANGSMNSNDGTNTQLAATFTDDPYLYAADPLAASALLAPYMVNRNEQNGMNYGENKNGWGMLQLYRRLNPKGRNITLRVEGSVGDGKQKSVSNNDVYLYKKKTYDGQDSVYFTSRYNTTPSDNWGYVVSASYSEPVWKGGHLQASYELRYNQNKSHRQTFDFSKLQQNAFSGIVPRYRDFDSWIGDDSQFAGLGLPIDSFLNRSLSRYSEYKNYTHNIRLTLRHWQENLDYNLGVLIQPQQSNFIQDYRGRYVDTVRTVVNLTPTIDFHFKFSDQENIWVHYRGDTRQPDMTQLLDIRDDSNPLYITEGNPGLKPQFTNSLNVYYNHYIVKHKRSVVLYGNYRHIRNSISNKVTYDAETGGSVSRPENINGNWNADGGFTFNTALDSAAHWNIGADSRVRYNHYMSYVAQQESDSKKNTTRSTNLSERLNGSYRNDWLELMIDGNVNYQHTRNELQPTANLDTWQFSYGGQVLLRLPYGVELSSNLHENSRRGYNDPSMNTNELIWNGQVSKAFLKSKTLIVALNFYDLLGQQSNYERWVSATGRSDTQYNSVNSYAMLHVRYRLNMFGGKVDTEGRYDKKWGNRDRRGW